A region from the uncultured Holophaga sp. genome encodes:
- a CDS encoding NAD(+)/NADH kinase, with product MHSPTLAIVAKLKSDWLVGTLREVVPLFLERGWRIRAQYSLLPAWESAGLPAEQLQCEEVLADALPAADLCLVLGGDGTLLSAARNMGHQGTQLLGVNLGSLGFLTAHPASEARTAVQTYFEGRLVPEQRTMLHAELVRGDEVLVSQAILNDAVLAKGTLARIMEFGLHVDGFPAAIIKADGLIVASPTGSTAYSLSAGGPILHPTLDAWVISPICPHSLTLRPIVVPGTVSVCITLEQTDEAHLTLDGQLEYPMLPGDQVFLRKYPHAITLLQNPDLPFYRLLQEKLHWNQR from the coding sequence ATGCACTCACCCACCCTTGCCATCGTCGCCAAACTCAAATCCGACTGGCTGGTCGGCACCCTCCGGGAAGTGGTGCCCCTGTTCCTGGAACGGGGCTGGCGCATCCGGGCCCAGTATTCCCTGCTTCCCGCCTGGGAGAGCGCCGGACTGCCCGCGGAGCAGCTCCAGTGCGAGGAGGTCCTGGCGGATGCCCTCCCGGCGGCGGATCTCTGCCTGGTGCTCGGTGGTGACGGCACCCTGCTCTCAGCAGCCCGGAACATGGGACACCAGGGGACCCAGCTCCTGGGCGTGAACCTGGGCTCTCTGGGCTTTCTCACCGCCCACCCCGCCTCGGAGGCCCGGACCGCGGTCCAGACCTACTTCGAGGGACGCCTGGTGCCGGAACAGCGCACCATGCTCCACGCCGAACTGGTCAGGGGTGATGAGGTACTGGTCTCCCAGGCGATCCTGAACGATGCGGTCCTCGCCAAGGGCACCCTGGCCCGGATCATGGAGTTCGGCCTGCATGTCGACGGCTTCCCCGCTGCCATCATCAAAGCCGACGGCCTGATCGTCGCCTCCCCCACGGGCTCCACCGCCTACTCCCTCTCCGCCGGGGGCCCCATCCTCCACCCCACCCTGGACGCCTGGGTAATCTCCCCCATCTGCCCCCACAGCCTGACCCTCCGCCCCATCGTGGTCCCGGGGACCGTCAGCGTCTGCATCACTCTGGAGCAGACCGACGAAGCCCATCTCACCCTCGACGGCCAGCTGGAATACCCCATGCTCCCGGGTGACCAGGTCTTCCTGCGGAAATACCCCCACGCCATCACCCTCCTCCAGAATCCGGACCTGCCCTTCTACAGGCTGCTCCAGGAAAAATTGCACTGGAACCAGCGCTGA
- the modA gene encoding molybdate ABC transporter substrate-binding protein, with protein MTLETFGPDLVPEDLCSDRITKIAIGDPAQVPAGEYAQLLLASLGLLQSVQDKFVFAKDARKVLEYVETGLVDAGFVYRTDAQHSGKVRVVPVPRDDLGCARAIILRHGFTLPAEDRA; from the coding sequence GTGACCCTCGAGACCTTTGGGCCGGATCTCGTCCCGGAGGACCTCTGCAGTGACCGGATCACCAAGATCGCCATCGGCGATCCCGCTCAGGTTCCCGCCGGGGAGTACGCCCAACTGCTCCTGGCTTCCCTGGGCCTCCTGCAGAGCGTCCAGGACAAGTTCGTCTTCGCCAAGGATGCACGGAAAGTCCTGGAATACGTGGAGACCGGCTTGGTGGACGCCGGCTTCGTCTATCGCACGGATGCCCAGCACTCCGGAAAGGTCCGGGTCGTCCCGGTGCCCCGGGACGACCTGGGATGCGCCCGGGCCATCATCCTGCGTCATGGCTTCACCCTTCCGGCTGAAGACCGAGCCTGA